CGGGGCGGGGGGCGGCCAGCAAGGAAATAAAGCGCAGGCATCTCCAACCGGTGAGCGTGCGCACGTTCGCTAGCGGCGAAAGCCGCATAAGCGAACCCGCGTCCAGGTGGAACGCGGTCTCCCATGCCCCGGCCGAGCCATTCCGCGCTGGCCGCCCCCCGCCCCGCGATCCGCCACGAGAAGCGAAGCGGCCCCCTTCAGCGGTCCAGCCCCGGAGTCCGAATTCCGCGTGGCGGAGGGGCGCCCCATTCCTGGCCTGCGGCTTCGGTCTTCGCCAGGTATTCCTTCAGGCTCGGGCCGTTGGTGGGGTCGAAGCGGCGTCCGGTGCGATCGACGGTCTGCATCCGGTCGGGCCGGAAGCTGCGGTAGTCCTGACGGAGCTCGCACCAGGCCGCCAACGTCCACTTGCTTCCCCAGAAGTAGAGGCCCAGGGGACGAACGTCGCGGAGGCTCCTCTCACCATCCTCTCGGGTGTATTGGAGCTGCACGATCTCGGTCTCACCGATGGCGCGACGAAGCAGATCCAGGTGCTGGGCCCGGGCCGCGGCACCGGAAAAGCCAGGTGCAAAGAGCGGTGCGTGGAGAAGGGCTTCGCGCAATCGGGGCGGGATCACCGCCTCGATCTTCGACACCGCGGATGCCACGGCCTTTCCAAGCTCGGCATCCCCCCATGCGGCCACGATTCGCGCGCCCAATGCCAACCCCTCCAGCTCCTCGGTCGTGAAGGTGAGAGGCGGGAGTTCGAAGCCCCGATCGAGCCGATAACCCACGCCAGCTTCACCGCGAATGGGAACACCGGAACGCTGGAGATCCTGGACATCCCGGTAGAGGGTGCGCTTGGAGACACCGAGAGCCTCGGCCAGCTCCTGGCCGGTGGCAAAGCGGCGGGCCCGCAGGGTCTGGATCAATTGGAAGAGTCGGTCGGCTCTACGCACCTGCGGCCTCCTTCTGAAACGCCAGGCTCATCGGGCAGAGACGGCGCCACGCCACCCACGACGCGGCCACCTCCAGGATCGAATGGGAAACGCCAGCCCACGAGTTCGGCTCCGAACCCACGCAACGGATCCTGCTCTCGCTGCGTTCGCGCACGGCTCCGTCTCCCTTGTCTTCTGCCCATCTCGGCCCCTTCCTGTTGGACGACTCTCTCGATGCGCCCATCCTACGGAAGTGCCACTGACATCATTATGGCAGTAAGTATCAAAGGGAAGCCTTTTCGTAGCGGCTAGCTGACATTGGATGACAACAAGTAGGTCCCCCGCGGGGCTGGCGCAGGGTTTTCCGGCTGTCATCCTCCTCCGCTCCAGAAAGAGGAGTCCGGACATGGCGCGTGTACTACGAGATGGAGCTTTCGAGGGTGAAACCCATATCGTCACCGGTGCGGCCCAGGGTATCGGTCACGCCGTTGCGACCGCGCTGGCCGAGCACGGCGCCCAGGTGGTGCTCGTGGATCTCGATCCCGGCCGACTCACCGAAGCCCGAGACGCGATCGCGCCTCTGGCGGCGGTCGCGCCGATCGTCGCGCCCGCCAACGTCGCCGATGAGGACGACGTGAAGAAGACCGTCGCCGCCGCACTCGAAGCGACCGGGGCGATCAATGGTGTCGTCAACGTCGCGGGCATCACGCGGGATGCCCGCATTGCGAAGAAATCCTTCGACGATTTCAAGGCAGTCGTCGCCGTGCACCTCCATGGCACATTCCTCTTCACCCGCGAAGTCGCCGCCCAACATTGGCATCCCCTGTTCAAGGCGAACGGGAACGAGCCCCTCGAC
The nucleotide sequence above comes from bacterium. Encoded proteins:
- a CDS encoding SDR family oxidoreductase; protein product: MARVLRDGAFEGETHIVTGAAQGIGHAVATALAEHGAQVVLVDLDPGRLTEARDAIAPLAAVAPIVAPANVADEDDVKKTVAAALEATGAINGVVNVAGITRDARIAKKSFDDFKAVVAVHLHGTFLFTREVAAQHWHPLFKANGNEPLDDGVNRFILNFSSVSARNGNVGQVDYTAAKGAIESVTKTTAREFSSYRARVNAIAPGPVRTPMLAAVGEEGVAAMGRATLTGKIAEPEQMASVICSLADPQISGYITGEILQVNGGLYLD
- a CDS encoding YafY family transcriptional regulator; amino-acid sequence: MRRADRLFQLIQTLRARRFATGQELAEALGVSKRTLYRDVQDLQRSGVPIRGEAGVGYRLDRGFELPPLTFTTEELEGLALGARIVAAWGDAELGKAVASAVSKIEAVIPPRLREALLHAPLFAPGFSGAAARAQHLDLLRRAIGETEIVQLQYTREDGERSLRDVRPLGLYFWGSKWTLAAWCELRQDYRSFRPDRMQTVDRTGRRFDPTNGPSLKEYLAKTEAAGQEWGAPPPRGIRTPGLDR